From the genome of Streptomyces sp. NBC_01317, one region includes:
- a CDS encoding aldo/keto reductase family protein has translation MRFRRLGLSGLQVSEIAYGNWVTHGAQIDDGRAVECVHAALDAGITTFDTADVYAGTAAEAVLGKALQGRRRESLVISTKVFFPIGPGPNDAGLSRKHLTEAVNGSLTRLGTDYIDLYQAHRFDERTPLEETLRTFDDLVRQGKVLYIGVSEWTADQIARAVRLSRELGLERFVSNQPQYSMLWRVIEPEIVPLCEREGLSQIVWSPLAQGVLTGKYLPGRPPPAGSRATDEAGARWVQTFLRDEVLERVQQLAPIARELDLTPAQLGVAWTLQNPNVAAAIVGASRPEQIRESVKAVGVRIDPAVMQRIDTVLGPVIERDPTKVDSAE, from the coding sequence ATGAGGTTCCGACGACTGGGCCTCAGCGGGCTCCAGGTCAGTGAGATCGCCTATGGCAACTGGGTCACCCACGGTGCCCAGATCGACGACGGCCGGGCCGTGGAGTGTGTGCACGCGGCGTTGGACGCAGGCATCACCACCTTCGACACGGCCGACGTGTACGCGGGCACGGCCGCCGAGGCCGTGCTCGGCAAGGCGCTACAGGGCCGGCGCCGCGAGTCCCTGGTGATCTCGACCAAAGTGTTCTTCCCGATCGGCCCCGGACCGAACGACGCCGGCCTGTCCCGCAAGCACCTCACCGAGGCCGTCAACGGCTCGCTGACCAGGCTCGGGACCGACTACATCGACCTGTACCAGGCACACCGCTTCGACGAGCGCACTCCGCTGGAGGAAACGCTCAGAACTTTCGACGACCTCGTGCGGCAGGGCAAGGTTCTCTACATCGGCGTCTCGGAGTGGACCGCCGACCAGATCGCCCGGGCCGTGCGGCTCTCCCGCGAACTCGGCCTGGAGCGATTCGTCTCCAACCAGCCCCAGTACTCGATGCTCTGGCGCGTCATCGAACCGGAGATCGTGCCCCTGTGCGAACGGGAAGGGCTCAGCCAGATCGTCTGGTCACCCCTCGCCCAAGGCGTGCTCACCGGCAAGTACCTGCCCGGGCGTCCGCCGCCCGCGGGATCACGCGCCACGGACGAGGCGGGTGCCCGCTGGGTGCAGACCTTCCTGCGCGACGAGGTACTGGAGCGAGTGCAGCAGCTGGCGCCCATCGCCCGCGAGCTGGACCTGACCCCGGCCCAGCTCGGCGTCGCCTGGACGCTCCAGAACCCGAACGTCGCCGCTGCCATCGTGGGCGCCTCCCGACCGGAGCAGATCCGCGAGAGCGTGAAGGCGGTGGGCGTTCGCATCGATCCAGCGGTGATGCAGCGCATCGACACCGTGCTGGGCCCGGTCATCGAACGCGATCCCACCAAGGTGGACAGCGCCGAATAG
- a CDS encoding aminotransferase class I/II-fold pyridoxal phosphate-dependent enzyme → MTLVPFELLEWLHKRGTTATFSLADSGCRPIRVRELVDDEQALSRLLDSELSYPPTCGTDHLRAQIAHWHAGSTDHASEVIVTVGAAEANTIAVDTLVRPGDHVVTMSPGYRQVWGAARNRGADVDDVPLDPERGWRPDIDALARAVRPNTRAIVLTTPNNPAGTVLTEEEIRAIVSVADRVGAWILSDEVHRGTEFHTDELSPSLWGRYDRVVCVGSLSKAFGMQGLRLGWLIAPPALLTELRQRHEYATLSAAGTSMALAELALEPPTCARLLDRYRGFLRESWTQMQQWIDSHDHLLSVVPPQATSLAFVRYHLDLPSTDVAEALYARGKVLVAAGAHFGTEHHLRFTHGQEPAQLAAALEKTSHVLKELSA, encoded by the coding sequence ATGACCCTCGTCCCGTTCGAACTGCTCGAGTGGCTGCACAAGCGGGGAACCACCGCCACGTTCAGCCTGGCCGACAGCGGTTGTCGGCCGATCCGCGTGCGCGAACTGGTCGACGACGAACAGGCCCTGAGCCGACTCCTCGACAGCGAGCTGAGCTACCCGCCGACGTGCGGCACGGACCACCTGCGCGCACAGATCGCCCACTGGCACGCCGGGAGCACCGACCACGCGTCGGAGGTCATCGTCACCGTCGGGGCGGCCGAGGCCAACACGATCGCCGTCGACACCCTCGTCCGCCCCGGGGACCATGTGGTGACGATGTCACCGGGCTATCGCCAGGTCTGGGGTGCGGCCCGGAACCGTGGCGCCGACGTCGACGACGTCCCCCTGGACCCGGAGCGCGGCTGGCGACCCGACATCGACGCCCTGGCCCGCGCGGTCCGCCCGAACACCCGGGCCATCGTGCTGACGACCCCCAACAACCCGGCGGGAACCGTCCTGACCGAGGAGGAAATCCGGGCGATCGTCTCCGTCGCCGACCGGGTCGGTGCCTGGATCCTCTCGGACGAGGTCCACCGCGGCACCGAATTTCACACCGACGAGCTCAGCCCCAGCCTCTGGGGCCGCTACGACCGCGTCGTGTGCGTCGGCAGCCTCTCCAAGGCGTTCGGCATGCAGGGACTGCGCCTCGGTTGGCTGATCGCGCCGCCCGCGCTCCTCACGGAGCTCCGCCAACGGCACGAGTACGCCACCCTCTCCGCAGCCGGGACATCGATGGCGCTGGCAGAACTGGCGCTCGAACCGCCCACCTGCGCCCGGCTACTCGACCGCTACCGCGGCTTCCTGCGCGAGAGCTGGACCCAGATGCAACAGTGGATCGACTCCCATGACCACCTGCTCTCGGTCGTGCCGCCCCAGGCCACCTCCCTGGCATTCGTCCGCTACCACCTTGACCTGCCCAGCACCGACGTCGCCGAGGCCCTCTACGCCCGCGGCAAGGTGCTGGTCGCCGCCGGGGCCCACTTCGGCACCGAGCACCACCTGCGGTTCACCCACGGGCAGGAACCGGCCCAGCTGGCCGCAGCACTGGAGAAGACCTCGCACGTCCTGAAGGAACTGAGCGCGTGA
- a CDS encoding ornithine cyclodeaminase family protein: MNPTKLSLIDAEELARRLPMPQAIAAVDHALRAGLDPETDIPRTVLDVQAGQLLLMPGTSSSYIGVKIAAVVPDNPARGLPRIVASYLLMDAATLCPIALIDGSALTLLRTPAVSAVAVDHLAAADAERLIVFGAGPQAWGHVEAIRAVRPITSVGVVARRPEQAAELVERCRSTGLPAEAVPPQAVATADVVACCTTARTPLFPSAAVADHAVVVAMGAHEPTAREVDDALVARATVVVEARSAALREAGDLLIPLRSGTIDTGVIAGNLSELVRGAVDIAPGRPKLFKGTGMAWQDLVVAAAAVEKFP, translated from the coding sequence GTGAACCCTACGAAACTGTCCCTGATCGACGCCGAGGAACTGGCGCGCCGCCTGCCCATGCCACAAGCGATCGCCGCGGTGGACCACGCCCTGCGCGCCGGGCTGGACCCCGAAACGGACATCCCGCGCACCGTACTCGACGTCCAGGCGGGCCAGCTCCTGTTGATGCCCGGCACATCGTCCTCGTACATCGGGGTGAAGATCGCCGCGGTCGTGCCCGACAACCCCGCCCGCGGCCTGCCGCGCATCGTTGCCTCCTACCTCCTCATGGATGCGGCCACGCTCTGCCCGATAGCCCTGATCGACGGCTCCGCCCTCACCCTGCTGCGGACGCCCGCGGTCTCCGCCGTGGCCGTGGACCACCTGGCGGCCGCAGACGCCGAACGGCTCATCGTCTTCGGAGCCGGACCGCAGGCGTGGGGCCATGTGGAGGCGATCAGGGCCGTTCGCCCCATCACGTCGGTCGGAGTCGTCGCGCGCCGTCCGGAGCAGGCGGCCGAACTGGTCGAGCGCTGCCGGTCGACGGGGCTGCCCGCGGAGGCCGTCCCCCCGCAGGCCGTGGCGACCGCCGACGTGGTCGCCTGCTGTACGACGGCAAGGACGCCGCTGTTCCCCTCCGCGGCGGTCGCCGACCACGCGGTCGTCGTGGCGATGGGAGCGCACGAACCGACGGCCCGCGAGGTGGACGACGCCCTCGTCGCCCGCGCCACCGTCGTCGTCGAGGCGCGCAGCGCTGCGCTGCGGGAGGCGGGCGACCTGCTGATCCCCCTGCGCTCGGGCACCATCGACACCGGGGTAATCGCGGGCAACCTGTCCGAACTCGTGCGCGGAGCCGTCGACATCGCGCCCGGGCGGCCGAAGCTGTTCAAGGGCACGGGCATGGCGTGGCAGGACCTGGTGGTGGCCGCTGCCGCCGTCGAGAAGTTCCCGTGA